The sequence below is a genomic window from Colletotrichum destructivum chromosome 4, complete sequence.
tctctgtctgtctgtcgcTGTCCCTCAAAACTGCACATCCCTGCCCGGGACCCTGCCCATTTCGATTCCCCACCCTTGtatttttcttttttttttcttctttttttactctcttcttgccctccGAGAACAGACGGGAAGGATGAGTGGTTGGACGGACCGACAGGactctcctcccccctggACCCTGGCCCTGGACGATGCAATTCCTACCTTGACTCGAGTCCATCCTCCTCAAACTCCTAGcaccacccgccgccgccttgctCCCTCTGCTCCCACGGCCCCGACATTTCCCAAGCATGTGGGCCCGGTGAACCACCCCGCGGGTGCCATAGCCGTTTCGAGCCTCGTCGACTCGTCGAGGCCTGCCCCATGACGTCCACGCGCTGCACGCCGACAGGAGAGGCCATGGGGGGAGGCGCCGCTGCCCTTTCTGTCAACTGTCCCGTACAGTAGACCGGCATGCAGCGTACAAACTCTCTTGACGCGTCCCAGCGGTAACAGGCACACTTCGGACGGTCTCCGACGTCTTACATCGACGAGTGCCCGTTTGTTTGCCccgtctcctctcccccccttgccccAGAGGCCGTTGCGCAAGTACGGATACACCCAGACGGCATCCGTCCCAAGCCTGCGAAGCAAGCACTTGCTTGCTGCtcgccgggggggggggggggtcgggACAACCATTGTCGTCGACACTGGCCTCCGCCTGCCACTTGTCACTTGCGCCGGCAGGATGAACGTTGTTCGCCAGCCGTGGCTTATTCTTAGCACCCGTCCGGTTGTCTCTGACCTTGAGACCACTTTGatgcgtgcgtgtgtgtttGATCTGTTCCCTGATGGGAACAAGACAGGACGACAGACTACCCAGCGCTGTCGTTCTACTACACCAGTCAGTTTATCCATTCATCCACCCACATGTCGTTGCAGGGtgccttttcccccccttctacTCTATCCGTACTCTGTATTCTACTCTTTTTTCTGATTATCTACCTGGGGCAACGCTGATCCGTTCCGTCTGAGGGGTGTGCAGGCATGTGTGTGGGATCGCCTTACACACACCATCACCGCTCTGATACCCTTTCGCCTATGCTCTCCCACAGGAGTGTTCGCTCATCAGAGCCTCTGGTCCCTGTTTCCTCTTGAATTGTGTTGTTTCCCTTCGACCACCTCCGCGTCTCTCTTTTTCCAAGCCACTATTGCCACCAACCAGCCTGACCACTGCATGTATGTGTGCAAATGGCCCCCTTGCCTCCCCCCGCCATCCTCTGAAGATTTATATATCCCCCAGCTATAGACGGATGCTTCCCAGCGGCGGATTACGTCTTCTCCGTACTCGTCGAGCAGGGAACATCACGGCTGCTGTTGCCCACCTTAACAGGCCCATCATATCATATCCATCATATCAAAAACCATCTTCacgctccctccccccctcccccccgtctAGCCCCTTATATCCATCTCACTGCCAACGATCGACAGTACTGTGCGGGGCTCTGAATCGTGTCACCCTTCAAGTCCCCTTTGGGGGTGTTGCCAAGGAATACCCAGAAACTCAGCTCCTCCTCAGCCCCAGCAGACCGGACAACAACAGGTCGAATTTCACAAGCAAAGTCTCCCGGACACGAATCGATTGCCATTAACAGCGGCCCGTCCGCCCATTTGGGAGTTTTCCCTGACCCGAACGTCTCGGCCCCATTTCTGGGAAACTTGCAGCGATTCGCCCCATCAAGTGCCACTTCAAGTCCGGACAGTCGAGACGACACCAAAAGCCCTTCAAGCAACTGATCTACCACCTGAAAGGGgtgagaaaaaaaagaagaaaacagGATCCAACCTTTATCGAGCAGCGATTACGCCCTCGCTCCTGGATCACGCAGTCCCAGCTCAGAAAACTACAAACACAACGCCGAAAAAGACtgtctatctctctctctatctctcgCTCCTGTCCTCCCGTTCACACCCTGCGGTTCAGTCGGCTTTTGGGGAGCCTGTTAAACTCGTCACATTCCGCACCCTGCCCTCCTAACGGCCTCTGTCTGGAAAAGCCAGCAACAGGCTCGTCGGGAACCCTTgcaagaagacggcgtccGTTGCGTGGCCCCCGGTGTGTTCCTTTGCGGCAGCGTGCAGATAGATTCCCGCTCCTGCGAAGACACCCGTCACACACTTCtcacccctccccatccACCCCCCGCCTAAGCCGACAGCCCGGAGAGGAGCCTCGAATCGGTCACCCGGCGTCAACCCTAGCCCTTTGTCTTTGTTGCTCAGTATAAGTCAGCCAGCAGGTTGGTACTCTGTACAGGGACTCGAAAGGCCTATCCATCCTGTCGCAACGCTCACGCGTCCGAGACCGCTAACCAGCAACGGTCTCGTCTGTCCCAGGTCCAGTTCACAGTGGTACATACCGATACTTTGTGCACTACACCTCTCGGAGAGATAAGACGTCGGGTTCTCGGGTCTAGCACCGAGATATGCTTATTGCCCTGCCCGTAGCCATCATCAGCCTTCAGCAATACGACACGTGCTTGGCCGTTGCAGAACTGGAACACCGCGCTGTGGGCCAGAACACTTGGCTGTTGTGGGTTATTGTCTCTTGACTATCTTTTGCTGGTGGCAGAAGTGCGACAACAACTACAACGACAAAAACAAGGCTGTCGTCAAAGTCTCGGGTCAGGTACGTTGATCAGTGTGTTTCATTTCTCCTACTCGCGTCTTTTGAAGCCGTGATAatcgccctcatcctcgccctctcccccccttccacgATCGATTCATGTTCATCTTGCTACACTCAAAATCATCGAAACCCGGCCTCATTGTACCCGGCCCTGAGTGGGCGCCGGCCACCGGCTAGGCTAGGGGGGGGCcactcaccccccccccccccccccccccctctgcCATCTGGCTCGCCGGTTAGCATTGCCACGGACATTATACCTTATGCCAGATTTTCGTGACGAGATCGGGAACGCGGTTGCGTGCGTGGTCAGGGCCATGCTTGTCCAGAAGCTCCAGAGTCTAAAGGAGATCATTGTTTGATAGCTCCCGACGAACGGCTTAGTGGCTCACaccccctcttcttcttcttcttcttcgttgtcgtcccctttctcctcttctcttcctcctctcctcttccttctcatCAAGCGCACGTCCGCTGGGGTTGTAGTCGTGGTCGGCTTGTCTGTCGGCTGTTCATTCACCCTACCAGGTTCCAACCCAGCCCGGTGTTCCAACCGAACCCGGGTTGGTACAAAGAGGAAAATGGAAGCGACCTGGACCACAGTTgggccatccatccattcatctGCACGCTGCTGCAAAGACTGTTGGAAGGATTCTGGATGCACATCATGTCCCAAAATAGTCACCCCTCCTCTTactcgtcttcctcgtcccaCCACCAGCATGTCAAGTCTGGGACTACAGCCCGGAAGAATGCCGGCGtgggctctctctctctcagagAACAGCTTCAACGATGACAGGCCTCCTGCATTCAAGTGCAGAAAGGGAGAGGCTTCATGTCCGGAGGCTGCAGCTGTGCTCTCTGCAAGGTCAACCGAACCAACGAAGGACACAATgcgcccatccatccacgcTCCGCACACCAAGCTCCCAGCGGATGTCTCCGGCCCCCGAAGCTGATGCaaccctctctctttttctctcactcactctctcactcactctcccATTCTCGCCTGGTTTGAACGCTGCAAGAGCAGACACTGTTGTATACATGTGCCTACGGCTTCCTTTCCACTCTCTTCCCTTTCGCAGATGGGAAGAAAAATAAAAGGGGAGGAAAGCTCAACCCGCGTAGTAACTCGGAGTGAGGTCCTATACCAGCATCTCCTGCTTTatttaccccccccccccccccccccccccccaaccgCTCATAACACGCTTGATGAGATGATACTACTCCCATGTGCAAGTCGAGCCATACCCTCCTTTCAGTCCTTTTAGCACCCGCACGACAAACCCCTGCTTGAAGGACCATCACCACACTTCCCtgccccctcctctctccagTGAATCGCGGCACAGCGACCTTATTCTCGAAGCTGTTGCCGATTCGccatccacccatccatccatggTGTCGAACAGGGATCATGGGGCAGGGGTGGGGAGAGGTTCCTGGTGACTTGTCCGAGGTCTCTGggtccccctcctcctcctccccctccccttcccttcccacTCTACTGTACATACACTGAGTGACTAGCCTGCTGGACTAGGACCCTGGCATCCCAACAGCGCCCACTCTCCGGTCGAAACACGTTAGTTACTTTGGTTGATGAGCATCTTCCCACAGCCCTGTTCGTCCATCCAGCTTTGCCTGGGGCCCTAGTGGCCCAGCGTATGGACAGGGATGCTGCCTAGCCCTCCATCTTTCTTCCTCactctcctcgtcctcctcgtcctccactTTCGAGTCTCCAGAGATAATATTTCCGATTCTGCTTTCTCATGAGCGGAGAGGGAAGCAACCCCCCGGCGGAATCCAGACCCCCAATGCCTCGACGGTACCCGTACCATACCGCAAAGCCCATCGTCACTACACACTAAAACCCCCGGCAGTATTGCATCCCGTTGAGTGACATGACAACCCAAGACCACCATAccttgcctttgcctttgcctttgcgGACGGGTCCCCAAGAGCCCTCTTCCCTGGTCCAGTCTTCCTTGCCCGCTGCTTCCACTGTACTTTGTACCCCGTCTATCACTCAGTACACTAGACGCCGCGTGCTAGGTTGTTGCGGTTGTGTGTGGCAGTTGTCGCATTTCTTCTGCCACCATCCCGCAGACCGCAGAGCCACAACTCTCTCTGGCTTGCTCGTTTCCTACATTTCCCTTCCGTCTTCTGCCCAACAACGACCTGCATCTCGTGCTTgttctcttctctctccctctccccctctccctctccctctttctcttcccacTCTCCCTCCCGACTCGTCCCCGTCCCTTATCTATACAAGGCAGCCAGCCCTCCGTCATCCCCGTTTCGTTCCCGCGTTGTTTGGCTTTCCCGCTAGCATAACCAAGAACGGGCCGCCactccatccatccatccatccatccaacaCTTGGACAGGGTTCGAATCGCATCTCTCGCTAACCAAGCCGGCTGCGCTGCGTAACAACAGAGACCCCAAGACTTCCGTCTAGCAACAGCAATATCAGCTTCTCCCCATCCAAAGGAAAGGCATTAGATGCAACACGGCCGAGgtctctccccttctcccccccgCCATCCTGCAGTCAAAACGGCAAAGGTCGGGCAAACAACGTAAGCCACTCGGGGGACATTGAAAATACCCAGGCGTGCTTCAAGTCACACAgaaagctgctgctgcaacaCGACGGGGTTCGTTTCAACATCGCCCAGCTCATATTGCCTGGATACgcaaggaagagaaggacaTAACGACTGGACGGGGGCTCTTCTCTCTGTACATCTCTTTGTCTGTGCCTCTCACTCTAACTTTCTCGCTCTCTTGACTCTTGACGACCACGACCGGTGTTGTGCTCCGAATCCGAGGAAATCGACGATCGTTCTTTTGGAGTCTTGATCACAAACACCTCGAAACCACGCCGAGCTCTGGTCCATCCGCCTGTATGTTTGTTGAGCAACGTCCCCCGATCCTTCACCATCTCGGGGAGCCTGTGGATAGTCCTCTGAGCCAGCCGCGCGAGTACTGGTCGCTCGAACGGCGCTGCTCCACCATGGCCGCGTCGTCGCACAACCCGTATCCGCGATCTCCCAACCCTTCAACGAGGTCGTACGactcgtcgtccgtctctTCGGCCACCTCTCCCAGACAACCTGCCCAGTACATACCGCGCGGGCTGATGAACACCGGGTCGAGGACAGCAGCGGTGCCGCCCCCTCAGCCTATCGGCATCCCCCCTCCGCTACCGCCAGTCAACCAGAACCAGAATcagaaccagaaccagaaccagaacGCCTTTACGCCATACACGCCCGTGACGGCCGGCTCGATGATGGGCCGCGACTCACTACCCTCAGCCGACTCGGTGGCGAGCACACCCGGcccgtcaacggcgtcgcTGCCACCCATCTCCCAAGCCCAGAAGAGGGCGTACcggcagaggaggaaggatCCGAGCTGCGACGCGTGCCGCGAGAGAAAGGTCAAGTGCGACGCCAccgagacgacgagctgctccGAGTGCTCCAGCCGCAACGTCAAGTGTCAGTTCACCAAGGAGACGAACCGGCGCATGTCGTCCATCAAGCAGGTGCAGGATCTCGAGAAGCAGATGGAGCGCCTGAGACGAGACAACAGCAACATGAGGCGCATGCTCCAGGAacgggacggcggcggtggcggcggcagcggcagcggcagcggtgcCATGGACATTGACAcggatggcctcggcctcgatcagcttccccttctccagctGCCGGAGATCGGCTCCGATCCCAAGCGGAGGAAACGGCCAGCCCCTATCCACGACCTGGCCCGGGCGAGGTCCAACATGCGCATCTTCTCCCGCGGCATCTGGAGACCGCCCTCTCAGTACCACCGCCAGCcgtcgttgacgacgccgctCTTCGACCCCCAGAGACCCGACTTGCCCCCGAGGCAGACGACGGACCAGCTCCTCCACGCGTACTACGGCGCCGCCCACACCATGTTCCCCATCCTCCACTGGCCGACGTTCCAgacgggcgtcgacgacctctaCCGGATCGGCAGCGCCAGGTCGGTGCAGCCGGCGTGGCTGTCGACCTTCTtcgcggccctcgccctcggcagccTCTTCAGCCAGGACCCCCCGACTCACCGGGCCTACCGGGcggccgagctgctcgaaGTCGCCCGGGGCATGATCGACCCCTGGAACAACGACTACGTGCTCGACAACGTGCGCGCGCTGGTGCTCGTCACGCTTTGTCTCAACGAGATGAACCAGCGGTCCGCCGCCTGGACATGGCTCGGcaccgccgtccgcgccggGCAGGACCTCGGGCTGTACTCAGAGTCCGGCCCGTGGCCCGTCGTCGAAGGCGAGATGCGCCGCCGCGTATGGTGGACCATCTACATCCTCGACCGGAGCCTGGCCctcgacctgggccgcccCGTGCTGATCGATGACGCCGACTGCGACGTCTCGCTacccgccggcgtcgacgaccacTACATccacgagggcggcatcaTGGTGCCCCCCGGCCGCGAGCCCCTGAACCACTCCCTCCTGGCCCTGATCAACGTCATCAGGTCCTACTCATCCCTCATCAAGACGCTGGCCGCTCCCGTCGTGGTGCCCACAAGGCTCGCCACTTTCGACCAGCACTTCGTCACCTGCCTACGAGCCTTTCCCTCCGTCTGTGACACCTCTAGCAGGGGGCCGATATCTCCTCACCTCCTGACCCCTTTTGCCTACCTCCTCCACGCTCGCCTCGTCTTACACCGCCATAACCTCTCGCCCAACTGTCCGCCcgacgcccgcctcgccgccatgGAGCAGTGTACGCACACGGCCCTCGAGACGGCCTCGCTCCTTTCCCGCACGGCCCCGAAccttgccgacggcgccacCGCCCTCCTCACCACGCACGCCTTCCGCTgcaccctcttcctcctcctggcGGGCTACTGGGACCACGCCACGACGTGCCTGCGCACCCTCGCCTCCATCGACGGGAGACGCGATGTCGCCACTCCCTGCGGCCGcttcctcgccttcttcgtgTCCGCCCTCAGCACGAAACGCAGCGAGTACGCCGCCTACGCCGCCAGAGGGACGCCCCCGAAGCCCTTcgcaccgcctcctcctccttctgctcctcTGTCCCAGGGCCGCCAGGGCCCGGCGGCGCTCCAGGATGCCCTCCTGCAGGACGAAGAGCTCTTGGCCTACGTGAGCGCCGACCTGCAAGCGGCGCCTGAGTCCGCCTGGATCTGGGCCGGTGGAgagcgcgaggccgccgccatcctgtCCCCGACCTCGCCGGGCTCCATCATCACGGcacaaggcggcggcggcggcggtggcggcgccaGCAGCGGCCTATTCAGCGTCGAGCAGCGGACGGGTCtcagcgaggacgagatcaaGGATTGGGGCGGCTGGGagcgcctcgaggcggccgtcCGAGGGCTGGCGACCGGGaacgcgacgacgacgactcccACGCCCACGTCCGCGACGTGGTCCGCCCTGCCGGCCGGCATCAAGACCGAGGGCACGCCGACGCTGCCCAGCATCAtgacggccgccgaggggGGCAGCAACGACAGCCCGACTGCGAGCACCAAGGGCCGGCCCCAGGACAGATTGAGCATTGCAAACATCATCTAgaggaggtggtgaagggggagggagggttgGCCCAACCAAAGGGGCTGGGCCGGTTGGATTGGAATATCCTTTATGAAAGCCCCCCCTTAGAGGATGTATACACACAACTTGGGGTTGATACATCACCAAACGACGCCAGGCCAAACAAACTCATGACCGTTTACGAACGTCACGGAAACGAACCCGGTCGGGCCACGTCAGAAAGAGCTACGGATTGGCTTTGCTCACGATGGTCCACCAACCACCAAACACACAAGTCAAGCTGCCGAAGTCCTGGTATAGGACTCCGTTGTACGATAATGTGTTGACcaagaaaaggagaagggcTTTTAGACACCGTCTTCGTTGCGGAAATTCCTTCTCTCTTGCTGCGTCAACTTATCTTTTCCCAATTATTTCAACTACTTCAACCCTATTTATTGTACCAGTCGTTCTCGCAACATATTCGAGCAGGTGCAGCGCGCAATCCTCCAACCGTTCTTCAAACACCATAATGTCTACACACTTGTGCATACCACcgatggaagggggggggggggattgcGGTCGAGGGATGGACTCGTGTATTTATCTTTTCTTGTTTACATTTTGTCACAGCCTGGCTCGCTGGATGACTGGGCGGTGGGTTCAAGCAGTTGTCAAGACTTGGACGAAAAGCCCTCTACTGAGTTTTGGGCATGGCGAGGAATGGACTTGAGGGCAAGGGGATGAAAGCCTGGAAAGTCTGAATAGGTGGTTGATTTCGGGCGAAGGTGTTGGACACTCTTTCTTCAGGTTATCTGGGGGTAGGATGTGGAAAAGGCCGGGCCTTTTCCCTCGGAGCAGCACccggcgaagaggatgaaCGAGCTGGCTCCGGTCTTGGCTTTCTGTTGTCCATTTCTACTGTTCATCTTTACTTGTTTCCCGTTTTTTTCTATCTTTTATCAtactcttttttttttattctCGACATTTTCGATCAACCCTCGTCAAGCGCTCCTTTTGCACGGATATGGAACGAAAACGGTCGGGGGAGGCATTTTAACCCATCTCGGTATTATTTGGAACATAGAGACTATGTACAAACAAAGCAAGATCGGAGTTCAGGGTCTGTTTCTCACCCTCCAGATCAAGATTACAAACACTGTTCAGTTTCTGTAAGAATTTCGGCTGAATAGAAACCGAGCTTGGTAAACTCCGTTTGAGAGGAGCGGATTTGGAGCACTCGCCAGCCGATGTAGCAAAGTAGTCGCTAGTAACGGCGGCCTGGCTGACAAGAATTCGGTTGTATGCCATATCCAACCATCGTCAGAATCGCTAAAGCACACCACACGAACCAATTTGATGTCCTTCACGAAAACCGAGTGCCAAGCATTGCTATCCTGGGCGTGAAAACTACATTGGGAAAAGGCCGTTAACAGCTCTGTCTCGTGGCAGGCTGAGCCTTACACCTACGTCTCACAGCATCTATCCCCAAGTTGACGAATACTCAAATCACGAACCTCCAAACACTGTCAGGGTTGAGGGACGAGGTCTCTCCATGCTCATTAGCCTCACTGAGCTCTGTACCTGACCACCACTCTCCACGAACCCGGTGACACGGACGATGTTCCAGTCAAATCCAAACCAACCCGTCTCCAACTGACAAAGAGTAAACAAGTCGGTGACAGTTCTTGAAGCGCACTAGATGTCACAGTCTTTCCCCTGGAACCGTGGTGCTGCGGCCTCGCGTGTcactcgccctcgtcccggCGTGTGAGTCtcgaggaggggtgggggggttggagagaaagaggcttgggtgatgatgttgacaCAAATTTCCCGGTTCCGCTATACCAACCGCTCGTAACGACCTAAAGCAAGCTTCGTTGGGCTTTTCTTATCAGTGGGCAGTGAGCTCGGTCGGTTCTGCGGTCTTCTGAATCTGCGACGAGATGTGGAGAATCGGCAGGTTAACCAGACAGTCGACTGAAAGTCTGACCATGAGATGCCAGCCAGCGGCGGGAAGGGAAACGCCCGAGGATGGAcgggtggggaggggggagagggcagggggagggggggagtGATCGTGGAACCCCAAGGAAAGGATGGAGGCTGATATGGCCCCCAGGTTATAGGCTGCTACATCTCACAAACAATGACAAGCGTCCAGAGGTTGCAAGCAGACTCTGTGTCTCTACCTGGCGGCCGGCATCACCCCTCTTGGGTCTGACTAGCGGGCCGGTTCCCTCACTCACGCGGAACCGGTCCCAAGATGCGTGTCACAACCAGCACAGGGGTGGACGGGAAACCCGTTTTCGATGGCAGACTTCTGTGCCAACGTCCCTCCCCCTGCAATGCGTGCTTTgtgagggtggtggtgtggaCCACTAGGAAAACGTAGTGTTGGAGGGTTTGGACTTACACCTTTTTGACGGCGATAACCCGTCTGGGTCTTGGAGTGATGCCAGCATAGCCCTCTTGATCGGCTGGAGGTGTCCGGCCGTCAAGTCTTCACTTTGCGGTCTGTTTTGTGTCGTGAGTCGTATCCCCTTCCCAACCTCTCCGCCCGACTCGGCGGAGCATGGCCGGCTAAACGAAAACGAAGCTCATGAACCCCCCAATCCCTCCCCATCGTCTCGCAacacacccacccactcaTGAGCCAAGAGATCCCCGCAAGCTTAAAATCGCTGATCACTAGGACCCCGACGGCAAGGGAAGATCAAAAAGTCGAAGCTAGAGGGGCGACCTGGGACACGAGGCTTTCGCGCGTGTTCTAGGGGGGTCTCGCATCCGCCTCTGGGGCTAGATCAGGGGCTTCCGAGTGTCCGAATGTTGACTGGGTCATCACAAGTCACTATCGACGGCACCAAACCGTCACGTTCATGGCGTTACAGTGGGACTTGGGGTCTTCTTCTGACCCTTCGTTCTCTCCCACTTCCGTGGAGACTCAGTGGCTCAGCCAATTCAGATGGAATTTTTACCGCGGGACAACACTTGGTTCCCTCATCAATTACGTGGGTCTTGTGGTTATGTTCTCGGCCTCCAGCAAACCAGCAGAAAGGTCCCTTACGACATTGCTGGTAACTTGAGGCACAGTTGAGTTTGGGTTGTCAGTATAGATACAGACTAGTCAGACTCATGTCAATGACACCACGGAGAAAAGCGGCGACAAGCTTTTCATAACGCCCGTTTCTTGGTGTGCAGCTTCCAGCCCTTGCTTGTATGAGCGCCAGTTGCCAGCGGCAAGATGTCACAAGATGGCTTGTTGTTGACGTTGGTCGCAAACATGACTGTGCAGTTCACCAGTGACCAGCTAGCTCGCAGTCGTGAAACCCGAATCAGCAGCAGACGAGGCGCGGCTCTCCGATAATTGACCCAGTAATAGATACAATTTCGTAGGGAGCCATAGCTAAGGTGCGCATCACTCAATAGGAACGGAAGTTGGACTGGGCAGATGGATGTGCAACGGCCGACAAAACCACAAAAAGATAACCCGAAGAGTGGCTGTGCCAATCGCGGTGAGGATTTGAGCCTCACGCGGGGGTCGAACCCGCAACCTTGAGATTAAGAGTCTCACGCTCTACCGATTGAGCTAGCAAGGCGGGTTATTATTGGATGTTGAGAACCCACCCCGTAATTG
It includes:
- a CDS encoding uncharacterized protein (Putative zn(2)Cys(6) fungal-type DNA-binding domain, transcription factor domain, fungi), which produces MFVEQRPPILHHLGEPVDSPLSQPREYWSLERRCSTMAASSHNPYPRSPNPSTRSYDSSSVSSATSPRQPAQYIPRGLMNTGSRTAAVPPPQPIGIPPPLPPVNQNQNQNQNQNQNAFTPYTPVTAGSMMGRDSLPSADSVASTPGPSTASLPPISQAQKRAYRQRRKDPSCDACRERKVKCDATETTSCSECSSRNVKCQFTKETNRRMSSIKQVQDLEKQMERLRRDNSNMRRMLQERDGGGGGGSGSGSGAMDIDTDGLGLDQLPLLQLPEIGSDPKRRKRPAPIHDLARARSNMRIFSRGIWRPPSQYHRQPSLTTPLFDPQRPDLPPRQTTDQLLHAYYGAAHTMFPILHWPTFQTGVDDLYRIGSARSVQPAWLSTFFAALALGSLFSQDPPTHRAYRAAELLEVARGMIDPWNNDYVLDNVRALVLVTLCLNEMNQRSAAWTWLGTAVRAGQDLGLYSESGPWPVVEGEMRRRVWWTIYILDRSLALDLGRPVLIDDADCDVSLPAGVDDHYIHEGGIMVPPGREPLNHSLLALINVIRSYSSLIKTLAAPVVVPTRLATFDQHFVTCLRAFPSVCDTSSRGPISPHLLTPFAYLLHARLVLHRHNLSPNCPPDARLAAMEQCTHTALETASLLSRTAPNLADGATALLTTHAFRCTLFLLLAGYWDHATTCLRTLASIDGRRDVATPCGRFLAFFVSALSTKRSEYAAYAARGTPPKPFAPPPPPSAPLSQGRQGPAALQDALLQDEELLAYVSADLQAAPESAWIWAGGEREAAAILSPTSPGSIITAQGGGGGGGGASSGLFSVEQRTGLSEDEIKDWGGWERLEAAVRGLATGNATTTTPTPTSATWSALPAGIKTEGTPTLPSIMTAAEGGSNDSPTASTKGRPQDRLSIANII